AGTCATCATCAGACTCGGTTGGAAATCCGACCATGACATCCGCCGAGATCACCAGGTCCGGACGTGTCCTGTACATCGCCTCGGCTGCGTGGAACACATCCTCGGGAGTGTATCGTCTTTTCATCCGCTTGAGGATGATCGGCGACATGCTCTGCAACGAAAGATGCAGATGCGGGCATACATTGCCAAACTCATCGAATACCGATATCAGATCAGAACTGACATGCGCCGGGTCAATGGAACTCAGGCGGAATCTGAGGTCCGGGTGCCGGGTGGCCAGTTCCCGTAACAGCGACGAAAGCGAAAGTTCCGCGCCCAAACCGGCAGACAGATCGGTTCCGTAGGCTCCGAGATCAATTCCACAGACAACGACTTCGCGAAATCCCTGACGGACATATCGTTCCACTTGTCGGGTAACTGTCGTCGGCAGGACCGATCGGCTGGCACCCCTTGCCTCATGGATAATGCAGAACGTACAGCCGTTATCGCATCCTTGCTGAACCTGGAGATAGGCGCGCGTCCTGGATTCAAATCCGGCCACTGCTTCGATCGGCATTGAGGCTGCACGATCACTGCTGGTTGCGGGTATCGGCTGCCCTGACTTGAGTGTCCGCGAGATGATCTCAGGAATTCTCAGTTTTTCAGTTCCGGGCACGACAAGATCAACACCTTCAATCTCAGCGCATTTTTCCCGTTGCATCTCAGCATAGCAACCGGTAACCACGATGGTTGCATCCGGATTATTCCTGATCGCCCGCCGGATGACCTGACGTGACTGGCGGTCCGCCTCCCTGGTTACGGTACAGGTGTTGATGACACAAAGATCTGCCGGTCCGTCACCGGCCCGATTCCAATCGTCCGACTGTAACTGATGATAGATATACTCAGATTCGAAAAGATTGACCTTGCAACCCAGCGTCTCAATTGAAACCGAAGGTGAATTGGTTTCGTTGGGGACTGTCATCGGATCAGGCGGGCAAACCGGTCGCTTGGCGGGATGTCGTGGAATTCGTTCAGCGCAGATCCGAACCGCAATCCGCCGAAAAGCCGCAACAGTGATTCAGAAGATCGACAAAACCTCAGTCGACCGTAAAACTCTCGCCGCAACCGCACTGTGCGCTGACGTTGGGATTCTGGAACACAAACGATTCGGCAAGTTCCTGTTTCGTGAAATGTATGGTAGTTCCGTCGATCAGTTCGAAACTGTCGGGATCGACATAAACCTGGATTCCCTGACTGCTGAAAACATGATCATCGGCGTTTGCTTCCGACGTGATATCCACCACATAGGCGAATCCAGAGCATCCTGTCTTTCGAACGCCGAAGCGCAAGGCATTGCCGTCTCCCTTGTCCAGGTAGGTACGGATCCGATCTGCTGCGGTTTGTGTCAGTGTAATCGCCATGCTGTGTCCCAGTAGTGACCTGTGCGGTCACATGTGTGTCGATTTTTAGTTTTCAATGCGTGGAATTGTATATCACCCACTGCCAACTGTTCAAATCACTCGGCATCCACGGGTGCGATTGGAAGTCAAGCACGGGTTTGTTGCATTGCTCAGGGCATTTGACGTTCGGTCAAAAAACCATGACGCAGTGCGGGCACCGGCATCTGTCACCTGCGAGGTGATCACCACCTCGCTTTGAGTTCCAGTCCGAGTGCGTCATCCGGTGCCTCATTGTCACCGAGCGTGCGGGTGGCCTTCACCCCAAGATGCAGCTCAGATGCGCCATACCTGCCTGCCTCGTACCTGAGCGTGAGCAAAGCCCGAGTGCCGAGGCAGGCTTTGGATCATACTGTGCCGAGACTTCCGCATTCCAGCGCTTGAGCCCCTTGTCCTCATGAGAGATGACGGTGCGCCCGGAAAGCCCGAGCGACAGTCCCCGCATGCGGGTCTGCAGGGTGAACGATTATGGTCTCCCGTCTCGCAAGCCAAGACCTGACGGCATTTTCCAACTCAGCCATTTTGCTGATGAGATTTTTCGCCTTGCGAGACTGCAAGAGTTCGTCAGCGTCTGCATACAGAGCTTCTTTTGCGGCAATTGACACCTTGGGGTGATTCCATGACTTTCAGACATTGAACCCGCCCTGCATCCAATCCACTTGGAAACTGATCTTCCGTTTTTGCCAAATTGGTCACAATCATGCGGTTTTCAGTCGGATCTGGTCTTGCCCTGCGCTGCTTTCTTGCCGACGGATTTCAGAAAGCCCCTCAAGATATTGACTTCATCCTCAGTCAGTCCGGGCCTTAGGAATATTCGCCGGATTTTTCGTTTTAGGATGTCGCGCGGGTTGCCGGCTATGAATTCAACATTCTCCATGACCTCAAACAGATGTTCGAAGAATCCCTGCACCTGCTTTCGGGTTGCCATTGTGTCTTCCTTCCGTTTCGGTTCAGGGTTGACGGATCCGGCATCGTCGACGAGATTGTCCAGCTGAATGCACCGCAATTCATACAACAGGATCAGGACCGAGCCGGCGAGATTGATCGAGGGTGCGGTGTCACTGACCGGAATCCGTACCAGCACATCGCACTGATCGATCTGGCTGTTGGAAAGACCGGCTCGTTCGGGACCGAAAACCAAGGCCGCCTGACCGCCGTGTTCACTGACTTCGGCGACCTGTGCCATCGCCGCCCGGGGTGACAGGTTCGGCCAGCCAATGGTCCGCAGCCGGGCACTTGTACCGATGACGAATGAACAGTCCGCGATCGCCTCCGCCAGGGACTCGAACTCCTTGGCGCTGGCGAGTATCCCTTCGTTCTTCGCAGACCGTACTCTCGCCTCCTCCACTCGAAAGTCGACCGGGCGTACCATGCACAGGTCGGACACACCCATGTTTCCCATGGCACGGGCAACCGCTCCGATATTGCCCGGATGGGTTGGCTCTACAAGAACGACTCGAACAGTCACCTTGCTGATCAGCCGTGCGATTCGGTCAGCGCAGGATAAAGGGATTCGGCAACTGTGTCGCGGTCGACAACCATACGCTCTTGACCTGCAGATAGTCGCGAATCGCCGCGACGCCGCTTTCGCGTCCAAGTCCGCTTCTCTTCATGCCGCCAAACGGCATCATATAACTGAATGCGCGATAGGTATTGACCCAGACCGTACCGGCCCTGAGCGCCTTGGTGAATCTCATCGCACGACGGATATCCGTCGTCCAGACACCGGCCGCCAGGCCATAGACGACATCGTTGCCGATCCTGATGGCCTCCTCCTCGTCCTTGAACCTGATCACCGACAGTACCGGTCCAAACACTTCTTCCTGCGCAATCCGCATCTCATTGCTGACACCAGTGAAAATAGTGGGCTCGACGAACTGACCGCCTCCGGAACCCGGCACCTGGCAGGGATTGCCGCCGAACACCAGTTGCGCACCTTCCTGCTTGGCAATTTCGATATAGGAAAGCACCTTGTCGAACTGCTGTTTGGTTGTTATGGGACCCACGTGCGTGCCGGCATCCATGGGATCACCCATCCTGGCGGACTTCGCAAGCTCGAGCAGTCGGTCCAGAAACTCGTCGTGGATGCTATCCTGTACCAACAGCCTGGAACCGGCCACACAGGTCTGCCCGGTTGCCGCGAAGATTCCGGAGACCGCGCCCTTGACGGCCATGTCCAGATCGGCATCCTCAAAAACTATGTTGGGAGACTTGCCACCGAGTTCAAGCGACACGTGCTTGATGTTGCGCGCTGCGTTCTCATAGATTTTCTGACCGGAGAGATCTGATCCTGTGAATGTGATCTTGGCGACGTCCGGATGGTCAACAAGTGCGGCACCGACATCAGCTCCGTAGCCGCTGATGACATTGAACACCCCATCTGGGAATCCCGCCTGTCTGACAAGCTCGGCATATTCCAATGTACTGGCGGAAGTGAACTCTGAGGGTTTGACAACAACTGTATTGCCGGCCGCGAGTGCAGGCGCGCATTTCCAAGCGACAAAAAGGAGCGGGGAATTCCAGGCGGTGATTGCAGCGACCACGCCAAGCGGCTCGTACATCGTGTACGAAAAGGCATCCTTCTTGTCGATCGGCATGATCGAACCCTCAATCTTATCGGCGAGACCGCCGAAGTAGTACCACCACTCGGGATGGTACAGCATCTGTGCCTTCATCTCCGAAAACAGCTTGCCGTTGTCCCTGACTTCAAGTTCCGCCAGCCGATCCGCATTGTCGAGAACCAGGTCGCCCAATTTGCGCATCAGCTTGCCTCGCTGACTTGCACTCATCGCAGACCATTCAGGATTCTCAAATGCCCGCTTGGCAGCCCCGACAGCCCGGTTCACGTCATCGATATTTCCTTTGGGGACTCTCGCCCAGATTTCGCCGGAGTACGGATTCTCACTCTCGATCCATTCGCCACTTGATGAGTCCGTATATTGCCCATCGATAAATAACTGATATGTTTGCATTCGTCCTAACCTATTGTCTGATCGATCACGCCGCAGGCTGCACATGATCTTGTACTGAAATCACGCGTACCAAGGTGCCGTGAATCATATAGAATAACTACTCAGTTTGTGTCCCGGATGCTGATCAATAAACCAGTCTGCCTTGGTGTCCGAAAATCACATCCAATCCACGCCGGACTGAAAGCCTTTCATCTTCGCTGAATCTGACGGCCGGGTCTACAGAGAGTGAAAAATTATATTGTATCTGTCAGACTGACCGACGCACACCTGAGCCCAAAATGCATCCACTGGTAAACATCGCCGTCAAGGCCGCGCGACTCGCCGGCAAGACGATCATGCACAAATCGTATCGCGTCGATCAGCTGCGATACAACGCCAAGGGTGCGCGGGACTATGTCAGCGAAGTGGATCTCAAGGCTCAGCAGCAGATTGTGGAAACCATCCGCGAGGCTTATCCCGGTCATGCAATCATCGCCGAGGAACAGTTTTCCGCTCCCGGCAAGAATTACGAATGGATCATTGATCCGCTTGATGGCACTTTCAACTTTCTCAAGGGTGTGCCGCAGTTCTGTGTCTCAATCGCGATACGAAGTCCGAGACAGGTCGAGCACGCAGTGGTCTACGACCCGGTGCACGAAGAACTGTATACAGCATCAAGGGGGTCGGGCGCACAGCTGAATGATCGCAGAGTTCGCGTCAGCAACACCAGCAATCTGGCAGAAACGCTGATTGGAACAGGATTTCCCTTTCGGGATGATGACAACCTGGATCTTTGGACCGCAATATTCCGGCAACTGGCAAAGAAAACTTCAGGAATTCGCCGACCGGGTTCCGCCGCGCTGGATCTGGCCGCGGTCGCTTGTGGACGATTCGATGGTTTCTGGGAGTCCGGGCTGAATCTTTGGGACATCGCGGCAGGCACGCTCCTGGTGCAGGAGTCCGGGGGCATGGTATCGGACTTTATGGGGAACCAGAATTTTCTCGAAACAGGTATGGTAGTCGCAGGCAACTCCCATATTTTTGACGATCTGATCAAAATTGTTCGACAGGAAACACAACTACAGCAAACTGACGCTTGAAGTCCCATCATCAATCACTCCGATGATGCAGCAGTATCTGCGTATAAAGGCAGATTATCCGGACACGCTCCTGTTTTACCGCATGGGCGACTTCTACGAGCTGTTTTACGAAGATGCAGTGCAGGCTGCCAAACTGCTGGACATCACCCTGACCAGTCGCAACAAGAACTCAGAACACCCGATCAAGATGGCTGGTGTGCCCCACCACAGCGTCGATCAATACATTCAGAAACTGATCAAGCTCTCCGTACCGGTGGCAATCTGTGAGCAGGTCGGCAACCCCGCAGCAACCAAGGGAGTCGTCGAACGAAAGGTTGTCCGGGTGGTTACGCCTGGCACCCTGACTGACGAGAAGTTTCTCGACGCGCGGACTGAAAATCTGATCATGGCGGTTCATGAGGTCGACGGCCGACAGGCCATGGCCGTACTTGAAATTTCAAGCGGACGCTTTTGGGCCAAGGACATTGCGGACAGCGATACTGCTCACAGCGAAGTCAATCAGCTTCGACCGGCGGAAATTCTGGTCGCAGACTCAGGCTCGCTGACAGGACAGTTACCCGAAGACCGTGTTCAGGAAGTTCCCGACTGGTATTTCAGTTACGAACGATCCACCGAACTTCTGAAAGCGCAATACGGCGTGGACAAACTTTCGGCATTTGATTGCGATCAGCATCCTATCGCAACCACAGTGGCGGGTGCATTGCTTCAGTACGCCATTGATGTCTACGGCTCCGACCTGCCCCATATTCAGGCACTAAAGTTCGAGACATCGGATGAGTTTCTGATCCTTGACGACTGCAGCTGGCGCAACCTGGAAGTCGAGAGAACCCTGTCAGGCGAAACCAAGAACAGCCTGATCGACCTTTACGACAGGTGCTGCACTGCCATGGGCGCCCGTATGCTTCGACGCTGGTTTCGCAAGCCGGTGCGCGATCGCCTGGAGGTCCAAAGACGACATGTGATCGTCGAGCACCTGCTTGAACGCAACATCTGCGAGCCGTTGCGGACAGACCTCCGGGGGATCGCCGATGTGGAGCGAATCAGCTCCAGGGTTGCGACCAGGTCTGCCCGACCTGTCGATCTGGTCCGATTGAAAGAGTCATTGCAGTACATTCCGGTACTGGTGGAACTCATCGACGCAAAAGACTGCCCGGAGGCGGTCGCACTGTGTGAGGCGATGGACGCCCTTGATGAGATATCGGAACTGATCGCACGGGCGATTCGCGACGAACCCGCTGCAACCATCCGCGACGGCGGTGTGATCCGGCACGGCTACGATGCCGAACTCGACGAGTTGTTCACACTGCGCGAGGACTCCGGACAGCAATTGGCCGAGATGGAGATACACGAACGCAATCGCAGCGGAATCCGCAATCTGAGAATTCAGTACAACCGGGTGCACGGGTACTACATCGAGGTGCCGCGGCAGGCGAGCGATCAGGTGCCAGAGGACTATATCCGACGGCAGACGCTGAAGAACAACGAAAGGTTTACCCTCCCCCGACTCTCCGAGTTCGAATCAACGATACTCGGCACAAAGGAAAAGTCCCTGGCGCGGGAGAAATTGCTTTATGAGCAGTTGCTGGAACACCTCCAGCCATTTGTTTTCAGAATGCAGGGCACAGCTGATTCACTCGCGCAGCTCGACGTACTGTGCAATTTCGCCTACCTGTCCATGACCGATTCGCTGCACAGGCCCACACTGGTGGAAGAACCGGGCATCTCAATTGATGGCGGCCGACATCCGATGGTGGAGGCAACCCAGAAAAATCCGTTTGTACCCAACGGTACTGAACTGGACCAGCAAAATCGCCTGCTGCTGATCACGGGTCCGAACATGGGAGGGAAAAGTACCTATATGCGGCAGACAGCAGTCATTGTTCTTTTGTCCTATACCGGCTGTTATGTTCCCGCACGATCGGCAACAATCGGTCCGATTGATCGGATATTCACGCGCATCGGCGCATCGGACGACCTCAGCGCAGGCAACTCAACGTTCATGGTCGAGATGACCGAAATGGCAACAATACTGCATCGGGCGACCCAGCAAAGCCTCGTGATTGTTGACGAGATCGGTCGCGGCACCAGCACCTTCGATGGATTGGCTCTGGCTTGGGCATGTGCGGACAACCTGCTGACAGATGTGCGGGCGTTGTGCATGTTTTCTACGCACTACTTTGAAATCACCGCACTGGCAGAAAGTTCTCCCGGGGCAAGTAACGTTCACCTTACTGCGGTGCAACACGACGGTAAGATTGTGTTTTTGTATGAAGTCAGACAGGGTGCTGCCAAGCAGAGTTATGGAATCCAGGTCGCGAGACTCGCAGGGGTGCCCAGCAAGGTGGTTTCCATGGCCAGCGAAAGACTTCAGCAACTGACCGAGTCCTCCGGCGATCGGGAACAAAAGTCCGCCACACCGTCACAGATGTCCCTGTTCGATTCCATGGCCCGTGATCTTCCACCGGTGCTGGAGAAGCTGCAACAGATCGATCCGGACGACCTGAGCCCGAAAGAAGCATTGGAAACTCTCTACCTGCTGAAACGGCTCGAGAAGAACTGACAGGCTGGACGCCTGTTGCTGGCCATGACTGTTGAGATTGACGGATATATTTCCCAATAAAGAACCAAGGCGGAAAATATTCAGATATTGAGTCTTGGAATTTGTGATAATTTGGCGCAATTCCTGCGATAAGACCAACAATATCCCTGATCAACCCGAGTCATGACATACATCGTTACTGAATCCTGCATAAAGTGCAAATACACTGACTGTGTGGAAGTGTGTCCGGTGGACTGCTTTCATGAGGGGCCGAACATGCTTGTGATCGACCCGGAAGAGTGCATTGATTGCAGTCTTTGCGAGCCAGAGTGTCCGGTCACTGCGATCTATGCGGAAGACGATGTGCCTGATGACCAGATGGACTTTCTGGAACTGAACGCTGAACTCAGCCTGATCTGGCCCGTCATCTCAAGTATCATCGAGGCACCACCGGATGCGGCTGAGTGGGAAGATGTCAAGGAAAAACGTCAATATCTGGAACGCTGAAAGATCAATTCCTCCTGGCTGAAACACCGGGAAGTCGAACGATGAGTGAGATCACCCAAAAAATCGCGGCAACCCTCTGGGCGCTTGGAACTGCGGGGGAAACGATTCCGTCCTTGCCGCAAGACTCAAGACCCCAATCTGAGGAACAGGGTCGCGAAGCCCAGCTTTTCTATCCCGGATTGGCCAACGACACCATCGGCGGATGGAAAATCGCCGCGACCAGTGCCGGTGGGCAGAAGCACATCGGAGTGAGCGGTCCGCTGGAAGGACCATATCTGTCCTCACACATCTATGGGCCGGAAGCGGTCGTGTCGATGACGGGCAACCACATGGCTGTCGCCGAAACGGAGTTTGCCTTCAAGTTCGCCCATGATCTGCCAAGCCGAAGTGAGCCGTACGACGTCGGGGAAGTTCTCGATGCGGTTGCAAGCCTTCATCCCAGCGTTGAGTTTCCGGATTCCAGGATCGGCGATTTCGCCAACGCAGGTGCTGCGGCATTGCTGGCTGACTGTGCCTGCTCTCGAGACTGGGTAATCGGACCTGCCACCGCGGTGGACTGGCGCGGAATGAATCTCGCACAGTCGCCGGCAAAGCTGATCATCGACGGTGAGGTCGCGGCAGAGGGTACCGGCGCCGATGCGCTCGGCGACCCACTTGCTGCGTTACAGTGGGTGGTGAACAGACTTTCCTCAAGAGGTATTGCGATCATGGCAGGGCAGGCGATCACGACCGGTGTATGCGGGCTGCCGAAGCCGATACGCGCGGGCAATCGAGTCACCGCGGATCTTGGCGTTTTCGGTACGGTATCAGCGCAGCTTGTCGACTGATCCGACGCCTGCGCAATGTGCGATGGATTCGTATTGCGCCCCCTGACTGTCCAAAACCGAACGAACCAGATCGACACGACTTACCGACCAACGCATTGGCTTGATTGGCTGATACAGTTTCCTGCGCACCTTGCGGGCCAAGGTAATATGCGGCACGAAGTTTCTCGATTTTCGACTGCCATCAGGCAGCCCTCCCCGTATTTTCGCAACCAGATCATCAAGCTGCTGACAGGGGTTTTCGGATCCTACCCACGCCACTTCGTTGCGCGGCCAAGATCCGACACAGTCAAATTCGATTGCAAAGGGAGGGAATCGAAGATCGCGTACAAACTGCCTTGCCGGTTCCACCTCTGCGGGCGGAACTTCGCCCAGAAACTGCAGTGTGATATGGAGATTGCGGGCTGGTACGAGTCGACCCAGTGTGGACAGTCCGAATTCGGTCTGAATGTCGACGAGCTGCTCGCGCACTTCATGATCCGGCCACAATGCGACGAAGAGTCGTTGCATCTCGGACTTATTCATGTGATTCGAGAAACCGGATCAACCCCTGCAATGCCTGCTCGACCGAAGACTCGCGGACCGCGCGACGATTGCCCTGAAGTCTGTGACGGACTGCGTTCGAATGACCATCGCGGCTTGCCCAGGCGATCCAGACCGTACCCACCGGCTTTTCAGCGCTTCCGCCGTCGGGGCCCGCAATACCAGTGACCGAGACAGCAACATCGGCACGGCTGGAGCGGATGCCGCCGATCGCCATCTGTTGTGCGACTTCACCACTCACGGCACCATGTTGCGCCAGTGTTTGTGCCTGCACCCCCACCAGTTCCTGCTTTGCGTCGTTGCTGTAGGTGACAAATCCACGTTCGAACCAGGTTGAGCTGCCTGCAATATCTGTCATTGCCTGTGCAATCCAGCCACCGGTACACGATTCGACGGTCGCAACTTTGAGTTTTCTGTCTCGCAGAGCTGCGCCGGCTTCAGCGGCCAAGCGGTGAATTTCTCTGCTCATGGCTGATCATCGAGTTATGGCTGTGGAAAGTATCCGGCATTGTCCTTGAATGCAATCCTGTCGGTGATCAGCTCACCTTCCGCCAATGTCGACTCGGAAGGTACGTCAAGCTTCTCTCCGTACGCCATCACAATCAGTCGGCGTTCGATTTGATCAATCAGAGTTTCCCGGACGAACTGTTCGAATTCCTGTCGCTTCAGGTTCTCAAGCGCCGCGACCAGTTCCTGATCATGGTTGAAATCAAAATCCTTTCGATCCAACGCATGCCAGTAACGGAGTGAACGTTCACTCAGTGTGGTGTCCTTGGCCTCAACCCGGCGGATCACGCCGGTTCGATAGGCTTCAAACTCCTCTTGCGAAAGATCCGTAACGCGCGAATCAAACTGGGCGAGAAACGATGAGATCGCCGCCTCCATCTGTTGCGGAGTGTTATCCGGTGACTGAATGGTGAAAATCAGCCCGGGCACCTCTCCAACTGGAACGACATCCGAAAACACCACATAGCCCAACTGCTGAATGGTGCGCAGCTGCGAAAAGAACGGCGTCTGAATCACGCTGCCAAGCAGCATGAAGTTGGCAACTTCGTGCACCGACCGATCCGAACCCTGCAGATAGACGATAATCGCCGAGTCGCTGTTCTCAATCTGGAACTGGTGGATATAGGGCCCGCCATCCGACGGCATTTTCAGAATTCGGCTTTTATCGACTTTGGTGACCTGTGCCCCGTCCAGTACTTCGGAAGTTATGATCCGACCCATCTGCTCAGCGGTTTCGCTGAGCACATTGCCATGTGACAGGGCGACCAAGTCAATCCTGTCCAAAACACTGTTCGAGAACGTTTGAAGATCGTCCAATGTCACCCGGTTCAGTACCGCAAGTTCCTGCTCATCGGTCCAACTCGGTTCAACAATGTATGAGTAGAATTCCGAGATGGCCCGCCGGTAGGCGCTGTCGCGTCGTGAGTTCTCTATGTCCCGGATCATGGTCGTTCGATGATTCTCGAACACTTCCGGATCGAATTCCGGATTCCTAACCACACGTACGATTTCCGCCAGCAGATCTGATTGCTTGTCATCGTAACCGGAAATTCGAATGCTGAATCCGCGCTGGTGCGTATACAGACTGTAATCAAGGCCAGCAATCGCCGCCGCGTACGTGAACTCAGTCAGCTGTTCATTGATCGCACTGACGAAAAGTGACATTAGAATGGAATCCTCCACGCTTCGCTTGGTCAGAGGTGTACGGAAGGTGACAAAGAAACTGGCACGCGGTACATCAAACGACGTGTCTGTCTGATGCCAAAGCTCGAAACCGGACTGCTCCAGAATTTTCTCTGGCATCTCCTGATTTTCAGCGATCTTCAAGTCGAGATTCTCGGGCAGGAATCTGTTGCGGGTCGGCAGCCAGTCAGCAGAATCCGCAATGTCACCATTCCATGACTCGACGAGTTCGCGCTGCAAGCCTGCAAACGAGAATTCGGTCCCGACATAGGGTGTCGCCTGGTCGGTGTGTGCGTCGTCGGACGACAGCACGACCAGAACATTCTGTGGTGTCATGCGGTCCAGGACATCGACAATCAGATCCGGGGCGAATCGCTCCACCAGATAGAACGCCGGAAGAATTTCATTAGGGGGGTACTTGTGCAACCTGCTTGCCAGACTGGTCACGAAGTCCCGCGGGCTGTCGACCTCACTGAAACGAAAACTGATTTCGTTGCTGGTCTGGATCTCCCGAAACCGCCATTCATTGATACCGCGCAACCTGACTTCCCGAACGTATTGAAAGACATATGCGCCGACTTTCTCCCAATTCTTGTAGCCGTCGGGTGTCAGTGATATTCGTACGGAAATGGCATGAGTGGTCAAGCCGATATCGGATGCGCTTGCAAACAGGCCGTCTGCCCAACCCTGATCTTTGAGTTGCGAGAGCAGACTCCCCGCGCTCTCATGTCCCAGGAGATGCGCAATATACGATTCGGGGCTTTCGCGCCAGTGTGGTTCGAGCGAGGGAACCGGAAACATAAAGTCGAGGGAGGGGTTGTTCTTCAGCGTCTTGATCTGGAGCAAGGCCGGCAGGACATCCGGCTCGAAAAGCGGTTGGGAAGCATGCAATGCCTCGGCATCGGTGTCCCTGACGTCGGAAAACATGCTCACTACCAGGTCTTCCAGCTCATCAAGCGGCTCGCGGCCTAAAACCACGAGGTTCATCAGATTGGCACTGTAGCGACGGTTATAGAAATCAATCAGTTCGGGGCCCAGATCGCCCTGCAGAGTCTCCGCCGTGCCGGTAAAGAATCCCCAAGAGGGATGCTCTGGATTGAAATTCGCCGTCAGCGCCGCCCAGCGTCTCACTGAGTCGCGCTGGGTACGCATCTCAAACTCCGCGTCAACAACGGCCCGCTCTCTTCCCAACTGTTCTTCCGGAAACAGGGGCGAGATGAAAAACTGGGCGAATCGATCCAGTGCCGGTGCGAAGAATTCAGGTTTGATACTGAAGTTGTAGTTGGTGATATCTATCGCGGTGTATGCATTGGTCATGCCGCCATGCTGTTCGATAAATTTTCGATAGCCATCGAGTTCGGGATATTTCTCGGTTCCCAGAAACAGCATGTGCTCAAGATAGTGAGCCATGCCCTCGCGACCTTCAGGGTCGTCCTGACCACCTACCTGGACGGCAAGTGCGGCAGCGGATTCATCTGTTTCGGAGTCGGAGATCAGCAATACCTGCAGTCGATTGTCAAGTTCAATTGGCCGGTATTCCCTGTGATCATTCGGGCTTTTCCTGAACTCGGCGTGAACCGCGAGCGGGAAAACAGCGATAAAGAGAACAAGACGAAGAAAGACAGGTGAAAGTTTCATAGATTCCAGTTTCCGGTTCGTTCCTGATGTGAAGGCGTAACTCCGAGAATGTCAGCAAAGTGAACTTGTCAAACGTCGTTGAGACAAGATCACCGAGGTGATCGGTTGTTCATCAAAAGAATACACCACTGTCCCGTTGATATTCAAAACGAGGGGTGCAACCAATCGATAATGTCAGTATAAAACGCAATCGTCACAACCCGTCAATCACCCCGCCACAGCCCACTGTCAATTCGGTATTTGCAAACAAGGTATCAGAGTCTTCTCAAAGGTCATGAATCACCTCCCCTGGTCACGAATCAACCGATGCGTACAACGCGATCAGGGCAATCGCAAGGTTCGATTATTTCTGAGTTCACAACAACAGTGCTGAATAGCGATCTCA
The window above is part of the Acidiferrobacterales bacterium genome. Proteins encoded here:
- a CDS encoding RNA methyltransferase, with the protein product MTVRVVLVEPTHPGNIGAVARAMGNMGVSDLCMVRPVDFRVEEARVRSAKNEGILASAKEFESLAEAIADCSFVIGTSARLRTIGWPNLSPRAAMAQVAEVSEHGGQAALVFGPERAGLSNSQIDQCDVLVRIPVSDTAPSINLAGSVLILLYELRCIQLDNLVDDAGSVNPEPKRKEDTMATRKQVQGFFEHLFEVMENVEFIAGNPRDILKRKIRRIFLRPGLTEDEVNILRGFLKSVGKKAAQGKTRSD
- the mtaB gene encoding tRNA (N(6)-L-threonylcarbamoyladenosine(37)-C(2))-methylthiotransferase MtaB, with translation MTVPNETNSPSVSIETLGCKVNLFESEYIYHQLQSDDWNRAGDGPADLCVINTCTVTREADRQSRQVIRRAIRNNPDATIVVTGCYAEMQREKCAEIEGVDLVVPGTEKLRIPEIISRTLKSGQPIPATSSDRAASMPIEAVAGFESRTRAYLQVQQGCDNGCTFCIIHEARGASRSVLPTTVTRQVERYVRQGFREVVVCGIDLGAYGTDLSAGLGAELSLSSLLRELATRHPDLRFRLSSIDPAHVSSDLISVFDEFGNVCPHLHLSLQSMSPIILKRMKRRYTPEDVFHAAEAMYRTRPDLVISADVMVGFPTESDDDFERTRRALHELEVSYPHIFAYSERDGTPAARIPRQVPHEIRKQRAQLLRYESREIRSKTLRRFVGHRVKVLVENVIEPSSGLTRSRMANFIPVYFRPDDGYGQTYQNVEIAGMCRDGLQGMPVAEDAVSFGS
- a CDS encoding aldehyde dehydrogenase, translating into MQTYQLFIDGQYTDSSSGEWIESENPYSGEIWARVPKGNIDDVNRAVGAAKRAFENPEWSAMSASQRGKLMRKLGDLVLDNADRLAELEVRDNGKLFSEMKAQMLYHPEWWYYFGGLADKIEGSIMPIDKKDAFSYTMYEPLGVVAAITAWNSPLLFVAWKCAPALAAGNTVVVKPSEFTSASTLEYAELVRQAGFPDGVFNVISGYGADVGAALVDHPDVAKITFTGSDLSGQKIYENAARNIKHVSLELGGKSPNIVFEDADLDMAVKGAVSGIFAATGQTCVAGSRLLVQDSIHDEFLDRLLELAKSARMGDPMDAGTHVGPITTKQQFDKVLSYIEIAKQEGAQLVFGGNPCQVPGSGGGQFVEPTIFTGVSNEMRIAQEEVFGPVLSVIRFKDEEEAIRIGNDVVYGLAAGVWTTDIRRAMRFTKALRAGTVWVNTYRAFSYMMPFGGMKRSGLGRESGVAAIRDYLQVKSVWLSTATQLPNPFILR
- a CDS encoding iron-sulfur cluster assembly accessory protein, which codes for MAITLTQTAADRIRTYLDKGDGNALRFGVRKTGCSGFAYVVDITSEANADDHVFSSQGIQVYVDPDSFELIDGTTIHFTKQELAESFVFQNPNVSAQCGCGESFTVD
- a CDS encoding inositol monophosphatase family protein, which translates into the protein MHPLVNIAVKAARLAGKTIMHKSYRVDQLRYNAKGARDYVSEVDLKAQQQIVETIREAYPGHAIIAEEQFSAPGKNYEWIIDPLDGTFNFLKGVPQFCVSIAIRSPRQVEHAVVYDPVHEELYTASRGSGAQLNDRRVRVSNTSNLAETLIGTGFPFRDDDNLDLWTAIFRQLAKKTSGIRRPGSAALDLAAVACGRFDGFWESGLNLWDIAAGTLLVQESGGMVSDFMGNQNFLETGMVVAGNSHIFDDLIKIVRQETQLQQTDA